From the Lathyrus oleraceus cultivar Zhongwan6 chromosome 4, CAAS_Psat_ZW6_1.0, whole genome shotgun sequence genome, one window contains:
- the LOC127136926 gene encoding uncharacterized protein LOC127136926, producing the protein MPYICLLSYLLRGYLVQLRELGPPPVVLPPGYDVNARCEFHSGELGHSVENCKALKYKVQELIESKAITLALNGRNVNNNPMPQHKNPTVNMIEEVEGKKLVSKVDNLKTPLFDVKKKLLMNKLSPDCYAACECCLINPQTCKILRACIQELMNQRVMVAEHMSTIEEIETLEIPYEQGYPLEILYYLTPMKISVDPVTPLTITIPTPFPYENTKAVPWTYDSVVYIHGRKIEDEPLAFKDPIVNIVGTGGVTRSGIIFAPMSPTNENGGTSRKDKGKQIESNEQGNNSTQIETPVSEVEELMRIIKKSDYKVVEQLNQTLSKISMLSLLMCSKAHMDATVKFFRSNDVPQEILVCQFEGVVNNIASSISLGFNEGELPPERRNHKKALHISFECVDTILSRVLVDMGSSLNVLPKSSLSKVTIKRLVMKPNELIVRAFDGSRRTFIREVDFPIKIGPHTFSSPSMSWTST; encoded by the coding sequence ATGCCATACATTTGTTTGCTTTCGTATTTGTTACGTGGATATTTAGTGCAACTAAGAGAGCTAGGACCTCCTCCAGTAGTCCTCCCTCCCGGTTATGACGTAAATGCTCggtgtgaattccattctgggGAACTTGGTCATTCTGTTGAAAATTGCAAGGCATTAAAGTATAAGGTACAAGAGCTAATTGAGTCAAAGGCTATCACGCTCGCTTTGAACGGTCGAAATGTGAATAATAACCCTATGCCGCAGCATAAAAATCCTACAGTGAACATGATAGAAGAAGTTGAAGGAAAGAAGTTGGTGTCCAAGGTGGACAATTTGAAAACTCCTCTGTTTGATGTTAAGAAAAAATTACTGATGAATAAGTTATCTCCCGATTGTTACGCTGCTTGTGAGTGTTGTCTGATTAATCCGCAAACTTGCAAAATCTTGAGAGCTTGTATACAAGAACTGATGAATCAAAGGGTTATGGTGGCAGAGCATATGTCTACTATTGAAGAAATTGAAACATTGGAAATTCCTTATGAACAAGGTTACCCATTGGAAATCCTTTATTACTTGACCCCGATGAAAATATCTGTTGACCCAGTCACTCCTCTGACAATCACTATACCTACTCCTTTCCCGTATGAAAATACAAAGGCAGTACCATGGACTTACGACTCTGTAGTCTACATCCATGGACGAAAGATAGAGGATGAACCTTTGGCGTTCAAAGATCCAATTGTAAACATTGTTGGAACAGGGGGAGTAACTCGAAGTGGCATAATATTTGCACCAATGTCTCCTACAAATGAAAATGGTGGAACCTCAAGGAAAGACAAAGGGAAGCAGATTGAGAGCAATGAACAAGGGAATAATTCTACTCAAATAGAAACTCCAGTTAGTGAGGTAGAAGAACTCATGCGcatcatcaagaagagtgattacaaaGTGGTTGAACAACTTAATCAAACATTATCCAagatctcgatgttgtccttgttgaTGTGCTCTAAAGCTCATATGGATGCAACGGTAAAGTTTTTTAGATCAAACGATGTTCCTCAGGAAATTTTGGTTTGCCAATTTGAAGGAGTTGTAAACAACATTGCCTCCAGTATTAGCTTGGGATTTAATGAAGGTGAACTCCCACCCGaaagaagaaatcataaaaaaGCTCTCCACATCTCCTTTGAGTGTGTGGACACAATCTTGTCAAGAGTTCTGGTGGATATGGGTtcatctttgaatgtgctaccaaAGAGTTCTTTATCGAAGGTGACCATTAAGAGATTGGTAATGAAGCCCAATGAACTGATAGTGAGAGCTTTTGACGGCTCTAGAAGGACATTCATTAGAGAAGTAGACTTCCCAATTAAGATTGGACCACATACATTTTCATCAccttctatgtcatggacatctACCTAG